One stretch of Candidatus Acidiferrales bacterium DNA includes these proteins:
- a CDS encoding pyridoxal-phosphate dependent enzyme: MKLLVHGGAFSAGTEELDAMRCDNILQAIGRTPLIRLNRLGRDLPPPIYVKADHLNPGASVKDRIAITIVEDAERRGLLKPGGTIVENTSGNTGMGLAMVAAVKGYKAIFTITDKQSKEKIDALKALGAQVIVCPTAVEPEDPRSYYSVARKLAQEIPNAFFANQYENPMNPEAHYRTTGPEIWEDTEGKITHFVAGIGTCGTIVGVGRFLKEKNPGIQIVGADPIGSVFYEYKKTGKLGKHDIYVVEGIGQEMMPAVADFTVIDDVIQVSDKDCFNLTRKLALLEGIFAGGSAGAAIYAALEVARRGTKEDLIVAFLPDSGARYLSKVYNDEWMRDNQYLEPEVRLTAEEILRAKHGSGPMRELVIARPHETMLEALLRMQENDISQLPVMENGTPIGAVYEDEILRLVMSGKDLRDLIVREVMGKSFPVVPRNARLEEITRCLTPQTPAVFVDLGSGRYDVLTKYDLVHSLRRTLE, encoded by the coding sequence TTGAAGCTTTTGGTTCACGGCGGTGCGTTTTCCGCCGGCACCGAGGAGTTGGATGCCATGCGTTGCGACAACATTCTGCAAGCGATTGGGCGAACGCCGCTCATCCGGCTCAATCGCCTGGGTCGCGACCTGCCGCCCCCAATCTACGTTAAAGCCGACCATCTGAACCCCGGCGCCAGCGTTAAAGACCGGATCGCCATCACCATCGTTGAAGACGCGGAGCGGCGCGGATTGCTGAAGCCCGGCGGCACGATTGTGGAGAATACCTCGGGAAATACCGGCATGGGCTTGGCGATGGTGGCAGCGGTCAAAGGCTACAAAGCGATCTTTACCATTACCGATAAACAGTCCAAGGAAAAGATTGACGCGCTCAAGGCGCTCGGGGCGCAGGTGATCGTTTGCCCGACCGCCGTCGAACCAGAAGACCCCCGCAGTTACTACTCTGTGGCTCGCAAGCTGGCGCAGGAAATCCCCAATGCCTTTTTCGCCAACCAGTACGAGAACCCGATGAACCCCGAGGCCCACTACCGCACCACCGGCCCGGAAATCTGGGAGGACACCGAAGGCAAGATCACGCACTTCGTCGCCGGCATTGGCACTTGCGGCACGATTGTGGGCGTCGGCCGCTTCCTGAAGGAAAAGAACCCCGGCATCCAGATTGTCGGCGCCGATCCCATCGGGTCTGTCTTCTACGAGTACAAAAAGACCGGCAAGCTGGGCAAGCATGATATCTACGTGGTGGAGGGAATCGGGCAGGAGATGATGCCGGCAGTGGCCGACTTCACCGTGATTGACGATGTGATCCAGGTGAGCGACAAAGATTGCTTCAACCTGACGCGGAAACTTGCGCTGCTCGAGGGAATTTTTGCCGGCGGCTCAGCCGGGGCGGCGATCTATGCCGCACTCGAAGTTGCCAGGCGGGGAACGAAAGAGGATCTGATTGTGGCCTTCCTGCCCGACAGCGGCGCGCGCTACCTGAGCAAGGTTTATAACGATGAATGGATGCGCGACAACCAATACCTTGAGCCGGAAGTCCGCCTGACCGCCGAGGAGATCCTCCGCGCCAAACACGGCTCCGGGCCGATGCGAGAGTTGGTGATCGCGCGGCCGCACGAAACCATGCTCGAAGCCTTGCTTCGCATGCAAGAGAACGACATCTCTCAACTGCCGGTCATGGAAAACGGTACCCCCATCGGAGCTGTCTATGAAGATGAAATCCTGCGGCTGGTGATGTCGGGGAAGGATTTGAGAGATCTCATCGTCCGTGAAGTGATGGGCAAATCCTTTCCGGTTGTGCCCCGCAACGCTCGACTCGAAGAGATAACGCGGTGCCTCACGCCCCAAACCCCCGCCGTTTTTGTTGACCTGGGCAGCGGCCGATACGACGTGCTGACCAAGTACGACCTTGTCCACTCCCTCCGTCGGACCCTGGAATAG
- a CDS encoding cation-translocating P-type ATPase: MASEQERGQRCGCEGVERNPRTEALRRFRFGSLGLVFLSVVALLLLVSIVGERFGVLEGFVARVPWWLAVALVGLGGYPIFRGLYLNLRHRRITAHAIMTIGMVAALAAREYPTAIIIVFFMRAGEFLESFTIRKSRDAIKKLIAQAPRTARVKRDGAEREVAIEELQVNDRVLIRPGEKIPVDGQVLAGTSSVNQAPITGESLPVPKSPGDSVFAATVNGAGVLEVTTTKVGRDTTYGRIIRLVEEAEASKAPVQRFADKFSAYFVPLVLGAAALTYLTTGQVMNAVAVLVVACACAIAIATPMAVSAAVGSGARSGILIKGGAYLELLAKVDTLVVDKTGTLTFGRPEVVQVIPFGNRNEKEVLELAAALERYSEHPLAGAVVRAAGGNGAGPVEDLRVVAGKGIGGNVNGSRVAVGSLRYMEEAGLTMPPEMLTCAESAETEGQTSIVVAIDGQAVGLITAADTLRPGVGRVFDEVRRMGIKRIMMLTGDNERVARAIANQLGIEYKAELLPEDKIAIVRQLRSEGARVAMVGDGINDAPALAAADVGIAMGAAGTDVAIEAADIALMTDDWKQIPAAIRLARRTFGAIKQNLLFTAIYNAVGIALAWAGVIPPVVAAAAQSFPDVAILLNSSRLLRRT; this comes from the coding sequence ATGGCAAGCGAACAAGAGCGAGGCCAGAGGTGCGGATGCGAAGGGGTTGAGCGGAATCCTCGCACCGAGGCCCTGCGACGGTTCCGGTTCGGCAGTCTGGGCTTGGTGTTCCTTTCCGTCGTGGCCCTTCTGCTCCTGGTAAGCATCGTCGGCGAGCGCTTCGGGGTTTTGGAAGGGTTTGTGGCCCGGGTGCCATGGTGGCTTGCCGTGGCCCTGGTTGGCCTGGGCGGCTATCCCATCTTTCGCGGGCTCTATCTTAACCTTCGCCATCGCCGCATCACCGCGCATGCCATCATGACGATCGGGATGGTTGCCGCGCTGGCGGCGCGAGAATACCCGACCGCGATTATCATCGTGTTCTTCATGCGGGCGGGTGAGTTCCTGGAGAGTTTTACGATAAGAAAATCGCGCGACGCAATCAAGAAACTGATTGCGCAGGCGCCCCGGACGGCGCGGGTCAAGCGGGATGGCGCCGAAAGGGAAGTAGCCATTGAGGAACTCCAGGTGAACGATAGGGTGCTCATCCGGCCGGGTGAAAAGATTCCGGTGGATGGCCAAGTTCTGGCTGGCACCTCGTCGGTGAATCAGGCGCCGATCACGGGCGAATCCTTGCCGGTGCCGAAAAGCCCGGGTGATAGCGTCTTTGCCGCCACCGTCAATGGAGCGGGAGTCCTTGAGGTCACGACTACCAAGGTGGGCCGCGATACCACTTATGGCCGGATCATCCGGCTGGTTGAGGAAGCAGAGGCTTCCAAAGCTCCGGTGCAAAGGTTTGCCGACAAGTTCTCAGCGTATTTTGTCCCCTTGGTGCTGGGAGCGGCGGCCTTGACGTATCTCACCACCGGCCAGGTGATGAACGCGGTGGCGGTGCTGGTGGTGGCGTGCGCGTGCGCCATCGCGATTGCCACTCCGATGGCCGTCTCCGCGGCAGTGGGAAGTGGCGCGAGGTCGGGAATCCTGATTAAAGGCGGGGCGTATCTGGAGTTGCTGGCCAAGGTGGACACCCTGGTGGTGGATAAGACGGGCACGCTCACTTTTGGCCGCCCGGAAGTTGTGCAGGTGATCCCTTTCGGCAACCGGAATGAAAAAGAAGTCTTGGAGCTGGCGGCGGCTTTAGAACGCTATTCGGAGCATCCCCTGGCGGGAGCGGTGGTTCGCGCGGCGGGAGGAAACGGTGCTGGCCCGGTGGAAGATTTGCGGGTAGTCGCCGGTAAAGGCATCGGAGGGAACGTCAATGGCTCCCGCGTGGCCGTGGGTAGTCTGCGCTATATGGAAGAAGCGGGCTTGACGATGCCTCCGGAAATGTTGACCTGCGCCGAATCGGCCGAGACAGAAGGTCAAACTTCGATTGTCGTGGCCATAGACGGGCAAGCGGTCGGACTCATTACGGCGGCGGATACCTTGCGCCCGGGGGTGGGCAGAGTTTTCGATGAAGTGCGAAGGATGGGCATCAAGCGGATTATGATGCTGACCGGAGACAATGAACGGGTAGCGCGTGCCATCGCGAACCAACTGGGAATCGAGTACAAGGCAGAGTTGCTGCCCGAAGACAAGATCGCGATCGTGCGTCAACTTCGAAGCGAGGGCGCGAGGGTGGCGATGGTCGGCGATGGCATTAACGACGCGCCGGCCCTCGCTGCCGCCGACGTGGGAATCGCCATGGGAGCGGCGGGAACGGATGTCGCCATCGAAGCGGCTGACATCGCCTTGATGACCGATGATTGGAAGCAGATTCCCGCTGCCATTCGGCTGGCGCGGCGAACGTTCGGCGCCATTAAGCAAAACCTTCTCTTCACGGCGATCTACAACGCTGTAGGAATCGCCCTGGCCTGGGCCGGTGTGATTCCGCCGGTAGTGGCTGCTGCCGCCCAATCCTTTCCCGATGTGGCCATTTTGTTGAATTCTTCCCGGCTTTTGCGGCGCACGTGA
- a CDS encoding P-II family nitrogen regulator, giving the protein MKEIKAIIQPFMLSKVVNALKDLKSLPGVTVDTSVRGFGKGRAADAPARIVEDLVEYVPKVKLEIVVPDGLVETVVAVIQKNAHTGNAGDGKIFVYNVEEVIKIRTGERGEGAI; this is encoded by the coding sequence ATGAAAGAGATCAAAGCCATCATTCAGCCGTTCATGCTTTCGAAAGTGGTCAATGCCTTGAAGGACCTGAAAAGCCTACCGGGCGTGACCGTTGACACTTCGGTCCGCGGATTCGGCAAAGGACGCGCTGCGGACGCTCCTGCGCGCATCGTTGAGGATCTTGTTGAGTACGTTCCGAAGGTGAAGCTTGAGATTGTTGTTCCAGATGGTCTGGTGGAAACCGTGGTGGCTGTGATTCAAAAGAACGCCCACACTGGCAACGCCGGAGACGGAAAGATCTTTGTGTACAACGTCGAAGAGGTGATCAAGATACGCACCGGCGAACGGGGTGAAGGAGCGATCTAG
- a CDS encoding CusA/CzcA family heavy metal efflux RND transporter: protein MHRLIDLCLRYRFLVLALTLMVGVAGIAALRSLTIDAVPDITPVQVQVLTRSPALGPVEVEKYVTFPIEAAMTGIPGVHEIRSVSRYGLSAVTVIFEDDINLYLARQLVNERLSAAIENIPPELGRPQMGPMTTGLGEVYHFTVEGEGYTPTQLRTILDWDIAFRLRAVPGVVEVNAWGGLAKQHHVVVDPSKLIAYGVTLRDVFEALRRNNANVGGGYIEHNQEQYIIRGEALVASMRDLENIVVATRSEGVPIYVRNIAEVREGAMLRIGAATANARGETVIGMVQMLAGANASQVVEDVKKKIAEIQVSLPPGVRIVPFYDRADFVSRVIRTVRNNLLEGGLLVVAILLVLLGNLRGGLIVASAIPLSMLIAFTGMVQAGISGNLMSLGAIDFGLIVDGSVVMIENIARRLRGAGKMRGAPRLTVISEAAREVVRPVVFAVGIIILVYVPILLLTGIEGKMFRPMAITVIFALVGSLILAVTLMPVLASLFLREEHEREPWLMRRLRAVYEPALAWAMRHTRQVVLISAAVFAVSVVLFFFMGTEFVPRLDEGDIAIQAWRLPSISLQESIHSSLEIERVLRRFPEVKTIVSRTGSPEIATDVMGIELSDIFVILKPRSEWKTARTKEELIAKMNAALQTEVPGVGFSYTQPIEMRFNELIAGVRSDVAVKIFGDDLNALGEKGNQVARVLSTIRGAEDVRVEQVAGLPMIRITVDRARLARYGLNAADVLDTVEATRVGKVVGTIFEGQRRFDLVVRLPEAAIANPELLASLPVANDERRYVPLAQVADVRLDTGPAQVSRQNVQRRLVVECNVRGRDLGGFVEEAQQKVSRSVKLPASYYIEWGGQFEQLQEARRRLAVAVPLTLLVIFLLLYVALGGLRPALLIFLNVPLAVTGGVFALAVRGLPFSISAAVGFIALFGIAVLNGVVLVSYIKQLRQEGRSLEDAVLEGARTRLRPVLMTAMVAGFGFVPMAVATTMGAEVQRPLATVVIGGLITSTLLTLFVLPAIYRWFEEERAEVEI, encoded by the coding sequence GTGCACCGACTGATTGATCTGTGTCTCCGCTATCGTTTTCTCGTATTGGCACTCACGCTGATGGTGGGGGTGGCAGGAATCGCAGCCCTCCGGTCTTTGACGATTGACGCAGTGCCAGACATCACGCCGGTCCAGGTGCAAGTCCTGACGCGGAGTCCCGCACTGGGACCGGTCGAGGTGGAAAAGTACGTGACGTTCCCCATCGAGGCTGCGATGACGGGCATCCCTGGTGTGCACGAGATCCGTTCCGTCTCCCGCTACGGCCTGTCGGCGGTGACGGTGATCTTCGAAGATGACATCAACCTGTACCTCGCCCGCCAGCTCGTTAACGAGCGGTTGAGTGCGGCCATCGAGAATATTCCCCCGGAACTCGGGCGACCTCAGATGGGCCCAATGACCACGGGTCTGGGTGAGGTGTACCACTTCACCGTCGAGGGCGAGGGGTATACGCCTACGCAGTTGCGCACCATTCTAGACTGGGACATCGCCTTCCGCCTGCGTGCCGTGCCCGGCGTGGTGGAGGTCAACGCATGGGGTGGGCTGGCCAAGCAGCACCACGTCGTGGTGGATCCGTCCAAACTAATTGCCTACGGGGTGACGCTGCGGGATGTCTTCGAGGCTTTGCGGCGCAACAACGCCAATGTGGGCGGCGGATATATCGAACACAACCAAGAACAATACATCATCCGAGGTGAAGCGCTGGTCGCTTCGATGCGCGACCTGGAAAACATCGTCGTCGCCACGCGCAGCGAAGGCGTCCCGATCTACGTTCGCAACATCGCCGAAGTGCGCGAAGGCGCGATGCTGCGCATCGGTGCCGCCACGGCCAATGCGCGCGGCGAGACCGTGATCGGCATGGTTCAGATGCTTGCCGGGGCAAACGCCAGCCAAGTGGTGGAGGACGTTAAGAAGAAGATCGCCGAAATCCAGGTTTCTCTGCCGCCCGGCGTGCGCATTGTGCCCTTCTATGATCGCGCCGATTTTGTCAGCCGTGTGATCCGCACAGTCCGAAACAACCTGCTGGAAGGCGGCCTACTTGTCGTGGCGATCCTGCTTGTGTTGCTGGGGAATCTACGTGGCGGCCTCATTGTTGCCTCCGCGATCCCTCTTTCGATGCTCATCGCCTTTACCGGAATGGTGCAGGCGGGCATCAGCGGCAACCTGATGAGCTTAGGGGCGATTGACTTCGGGCTGATCGTGGATGGCTCAGTGGTGATGATCGAAAACATCGCCCGGCGCTTGCGGGGAGCTGGCAAGATGCGCGGGGCTCCACGACTCACTGTGATCTCCGAGGCGGCTCGCGAAGTGGTGCGCCCCGTCGTCTTTGCCGTGGGGATTATCATCCTGGTATACGTTCCGATCCTCTTGCTGACGGGAATTGAAGGCAAGATGTTCCGCCCCATGGCCATCACCGTGATCTTCGCCCTGGTAGGTTCGCTTATTCTAGCGGTGACGTTGATGCCGGTGCTGGCCTCCCTTTTCCTACGGGAAGAACACGAACGGGAGCCCTGGCTGATGCGCCGCCTCCGGGCCGTCTATGAGCCGGCGCTCGCCTGGGCGATGCGCCACACGCGGCAAGTCGTGCTGATCTCCGCGGCCGTGTTTGCTGTAAGCGTCGTGCTCTTCTTCTTTATGGGTACAGAGTTCGTGCCTCGGCTCGACGAAGGGGACATTGCTATCCAGGCCTGGCGGCTGCCCAGCATCTCGTTACAGGAGTCTATCCACTCCAGCCTAGAAATCGAGCGCGTGCTGCGCCGTTTCCCTGAAGTCAAGACTATAGTTTCGCGCACCGGCAGTCCTGAAATCGCCACCGACGTAATGGGGATCGAGCTGTCGGACATTTTCGTTATCCTCAAACCGCGCTCGGAATGGAAAACCGCCAGAACCAAAGAGGAACTGATCGCCAAGATGAACGCTGCCCTGCAGACTGAAGTGCCGGGCGTGGGATTCTCCTACACGCAGCCGATTGAGATGCGTTTCAATGAACTGATTGCCGGGGTGCGTTCGGACGTAGCGGTCAAAATCTTTGGCGACGACCTGAACGCGCTGGGGGAAAAGGGCAATCAGGTCGCCCGGGTGCTCAGTACGATCCGCGGTGCCGAAGACGTGCGCGTCGAGCAGGTTGCCGGGCTGCCGATGATCCGCATCACCGTGGACCGGGCACGGCTGGCGCGCTACGGTCTGAACGCGGCCGACGTGCTCGACACCGTCGAGGCCACCCGAGTCGGAAAGGTTGTGGGGACCATCTTCGAAGGACAGCGCCGGTTTGACCTCGTCGTGCGGTTGCCCGAAGCCGCAATCGCGAATCCAGAACTCCTCGCCAGCTTGCCCGTGGCCAACGACGAGCGCCGGTATGTGCCTCTGGCGCAGGTGGCCGATGTACGCCTCGACACAGGGCCGGCGCAGGTTAGTCGGCAAAACGTCCAGCGGCGGCTGGTCGTGGAGTGCAACGTGCGCGGGCGCGACCTCGGCGGCTTCGTCGAGGAAGCCCAGCAGAAAGTCAGCCGGTCAGTAAAGTTGCCGGCTAGTTACTACATCGAGTGGGGTGGGCAGTTCGAGCAGCTCCAGGAAGCGCGGCGTCGCCTGGCCGTGGCGGTGCCGTTGACGCTGCTGGTGATTTTCCTGCTGCTCTATGTCGCCCTCGGAGGGTTGCGGCCGGCCTTGCTTATCTTCTTAAATGTCCCTCTTGCTGTGACCGGTGGCGTGTTCGCGCTGGCGGTGCGTGGATTGCCGTTCAGCATTTCGGCTGCGGTCGGATTCATCGCCCTATTCGGCATTGCGGTGCTGAACGGCGTTGTTCTTGTCTCGTACATCAAACAGCTTCGGCAAGAAGGTCGCTCGCTTGAGGATGCCGTTTTGGAAGGAGCAAGAACGCGCCTGCGTCCCGTTCTGATGACCGCAATGGTGGCTGGCTTCGGATTTGTCCCGATGGCTGTTGCCACCACTATGGGCGCCGAGGTCCAGCGCCCACTCGCTACCGTGGTGATCGGTGGCCTAATCACTTCGACTCTGCTCACGCTCTTCGTGCTGCCGGCCATTTACCGTTGGTTTGAGGAGGAACGCGCCGAGGTCGAAATTTAG
- a CDS encoding efflux RND transporter periplasmic adaptor subunit has protein sequence MTRRNLILAIVFVIGVAVLLVFIRGKPKTPAAQTTAVDPNVVELSLEAQRNANLQIVEVTEQPLERALVATGVVAADQNREAHLRPLARGVAEQVLVKLGDRVERGAHLLAYDNIELGELIGEYLSLRAEVERQQAQADVARRFMERGAALLKVEAIAQKEYELREAEYKQAVAAVKSKKAELARVEEKLHRLGLSDADLQKLGGSEHGAHRTGSHNVLRAPFAGVITKYDAAPGEVLEPDREIFTLVDTSVVWVLADIYEKDLGQVQVGQTARVKVPAYPDEIFTGKITYVSDVLDPASRTAKLRCVVPNGDSRLKLEMFATVEIPLPVKRSAIAVPGAAVQVVGNQQVAFVQRDATHFEKRVVEVGERSGDWIEIRSGLRAGEQVVTIGAFYVKSALLKEQISGEE, from the coding sequence GTGACCAGACGGAATTTAATTCTTGCGATCGTCTTTGTGATAGGTGTCGCTGTTCTGCTTGTTTTCATACGCGGCAAACCAAAAACGCCCGCCGCGCAGACTACAGCCGTTGATCCGAACGTGGTTGAGCTTAGCCTGGAGGCGCAGCGAAACGCCAACCTGCAGATCGTCGAGGTTACCGAACAGCCGCTCGAACGCGCCTTGGTGGCCACCGGCGTCGTGGCTGCCGACCAGAACCGTGAGGCGCACTTGCGGCCGCTAGCACGAGGCGTGGCGGAACAGGTACTGGTGAAACTTGGAGACCGCGTCGAGCGCGGGGCTCACTTGCTGGCCTACGACAACATCGAGCTGGGTGAGCTAATCGGCGAATACCTGAGCCTGCGCGCCGAAGTTGAACGGCAACAAGCACAGGCGGATGTGGCCCGGCGGTTCATGGAGCGCGGGGCCGCTCTGCTGAAGGTGGAGGCCATCGCGCAGAAAGAGTATGAGTTGCGCGAGGCGGAGTACAAGCAGGCCGTTGCCGCCGTCAAGAGCAAAAAGGCCGAATTGGCCCGCGTGGAAGAGAAACTCCACCGGCTGGGCCTGAGCGACGCAGATTTGCAAAAACTCGGCGGCTCGGAGCACGGTGCTCACCGCACCGGTTCGCACAATGTCTTGCGAGCTCCATTTGCCGGGGTCATTACGAAATATGACGCCGCACCGGGCGAGGTGCTGGAACCCGATCGGGAAATCTTCACGCTGGTTGACACCTCGGTTGTCTGGGTGCTTGCCGACATCTACGAGAAAGACCTTGGGCAGGTGCAGGTGGGGCAAACCGCGCGGGTGAAGGTGCCTGCCTATCCCGATGAAATCTTCACCGGAAAGATCACCTACGTCAGCGACGTCCTGGATCCGGCTTCCCGCACGGCCAAGCTCAGGTGTGTTGTGCCCAACGGCGACAGCCGCCTCAAGCTGGAGATGTTTGCCACGGTGGAAATACCGCTACCGGTGAAGCGCAGCGCCATCGCCGTACCGGGTGCCGCCGTACAGGTGGTAGGCAACCAACAGGTGGCGTTTGTGCAGAGGGACGCTACCCATTTTGAAAAGCGCGTGGTCGAGGTCGGCGAACGCTCCGGGGACTGGATCGAAATCCGGAGCGGGCTGCGCGCGGGCGAGCAAGTGGTCACCATTGGTGCCTTCTACGTCAAGTCGGCTTTGCTCAAAGAACAAATCAGCGGGGAGGAGTAA
- a CDS encoding TolC family protein: protein MISTSVRTEATLLACLLVLMFPVRLPGQEPPAAPQVPTRLTLELATEILLARNPTILRERQSVVVARAGVVEARLRPNPAFDLSSESYPLFESNPGPFFQRNEFIVRVGQPIETAGKRRKRTQVAEQDVAVSQSLLQDTVRQLKLDVRVRYYRVVLAKAEYELARDILKQFDEIIRLNQLRYQQGEVSGLDLARVETERLRFFNDVVGAELQLQNAKTALLELLGATDMSAQFDVAETLAFRPLAAGLETLEEEALAARADLRARRELVERERRQVTFEKGVAVPNLTPFFGYKRNVVENTVTFGVNIGLPFFNRNQGGIARAAARVEQAGYEQQRIELTVRREVRQAYQIVQAEERRVRALESIYVTKARQARDIAQAAYRLGALDLIAFLDAERAYRETLRGYNQALYDHQIATFLVQAAVGKEL, encoded by the coding sequence ATGATTTCAACTTCGGTGAGAACCGAGGCAACACTTCTCGCTTGCCTACTGGTCTTGATGTTCCCCGTCCGTTTGCCAGGACAGGAGCCGCCAGCCGCGCCCCAAGTCCCGACGCGGCTGACCCTTGAGCTGGCAACGGAAATTCTTTTGGCGCGCAACCCGACGATTCTGCGGGAGCGGCAAAGTGTGGTCGTGGCGCGTGCGGGCGTCGTGGAGGCTCGCCTTCGGCCCAACCCGGCGTTCGACCTGTCTTCGGAGAGCTATCCGCTGTTTGAATCCAATCCCGGGCCTTTCTTCCAGCGCAATGAGTTCATCGTGCGCGTGGGCCAGCCGATCGAGACCGCTGGAAAGCGACGCAAGCGGACGCAAGTGGCCGAGCAAGATGTGGCTGTGTCGCAGTCTCTTTTGCAGGACACCGTGCGGCAACTCAAGCTCGATGTGAGGGTGCGCTACTACCGGGTTGTCCTGGCCAAGGCGGAATATGAGCTGGCCCGCGACATTCTCAAACAGTTCGACGAGATCATTCGCCTAAACCAACTTCGCTACCAGCAGGGGGAGGTATCGGGTTTGGACTTGGCCCGCGTGGAGACCGAGCGATTGCGCTTCTTCAATGACGTAGTTGGCGCTGAACTCCAGTTGCAGAACGCAAAAACAGCACTGCTCGAACTCCTGGGAGCCACGGATATGAGCGCACAGTTCGACGTCGCAGAAACATTGGCTTTCCGTCCGCTCGCGGCCGGTCTGGAGACGCTCGAAGAGGAGGCCTTGGCAGCCCGGGCGGATTTGCGGGCGCGCCGCGAGCTTGTCGAACGCGAACGGCGCCAGGTCACATTCGAGAAAGGCGTGGCGGTGCCTAACCTTACTCCGTTCTTCGGTTACAAGCGCAATGTTGTGGAAAATACCGTGACCTTCGGTGTCAACATCGGGTTGCCCTTCTTCAACCGCAACCAGGGTGGGATCGCCCGCGCTGCTGCTCGTGTGGAACAGGCGGGCTACGAACAGCAACGGATCGAGCTGACGGTGCGGCGCGAGGTGCGCCAAGCCTACCAAATAGTTCAGGCCGAGGAACGCCGGGTGCGCGCCCTCGAAAGTATCTATGTGACCAAGGCCCGCCAAGCCCGCGACATCGCTCAGGCCGCCTACCGGTTGGGCGCGCTGGATCTGATCGCTTTCCTCGATGCTGAACGCGCCTACCGCGAAACGCTGCGCGGTTACAACCAGGCCCTGTACGACCATCAGATCGCGACTTTTCTCGTCCAAGCAGCCGTAGGAAAGGAGCTCTAG
- a CDS encoding carbohydrate kinase family protein translates to MAAVDSAGSPQVEVVGIGSCTVDYFALVPKLIHAEEKINVESVEVHAGGVTANNLTQVARLEARAGWFGLIGDDENGRIIREAFERDGMDVQGVVEVKGARSSFTWIPVDRKGERSIYMFPNVTATVTPQQVRERFGSYIRRAKHLHSEASQLPLAPILEAMTIARSAGVKNLFDLDVDPTYFVRDARLGTEAELIEALKLADVLKPCKPAARELTGMRDPELMARKLLAFGPKRVAITLGQDGCLLAEGERVAHAPSYRVPVVDTTGAGDAFMGGLSFATLQGWDLERCGRFANACAALCCTRVGARAMAKRAEVEELMKQAN, encoded by the coding sequence ATGGCTGCCGTGGATTCGGCAGGCTCACCACAGGTCGAGGTGGTGGGGATTGGTAGCTGCACGGTGGACTACTTTGCTCTCGTCCCCAAGCTCATCCACGCCGAAGAAAAAATCAACGTGGAAAGCGTGGAAGTGCACGCCGGCGGCGTAACGGCAAACAATCTGACGCAGGTCGCCCGGCTGGAAGCCCGGGCGGGCTGGTTTGGCCTGATCGGCGACGACGAGAACGGGCGCATCATCCGAGAAGCATTCGAGCGCGACGGGATGGACGTCCAGGGCGTGGTTGAGGTAAAAGGCGCCCGGTCATCCTTTACCTGGATCCCGGTGGATCGGAAGGGTGAGCGCTCGATCTATATGTTTCCGAACGTCACCGCGACTGTGACTCCCCAGCAGGTGCGCGAGCGCTTTGGGAGCTACATTCGCCGGGCAAAACACCTTCATAGCGAGGCATCCCAACTCCCGCTCGCGCCGATCCTGGAGGCCATGACGATCGCCCGCTCCGCCGGCGTCAAAAATCTTTTTGATCTGGACGTGGATCCAACCTACTTTGTCCGCGACGCCAGGCTCGGAACGGAGGCGGAGTTGATCGAAGCCCTCAAGCTGGCGGACGTGCTGAAGCCCTGCAAGCCAGCGGCTCGGGAGCTGACGGGCATGCGCGACCCGGAACTGATGGCGAGGAAGCTGCTGGCCTTTGGGCCGAAGCGCGTCGCGATTACGTTGGGCCAAGACGGGTGCCTGCTGGCCGAGGGCGAGCGGGTTGCTCACGCCCCGTCCTATCGCGTCCCGGTAGTGGACACCACCGGTGCCGGTGACGCTTTCATGGGTGGGCTTTCCTTTGCCACCTTGCAGGGCTGGGACCTGGAACGATGCGGAAGGTTTGCCAATGCCTGCGCCGCGCTCTGCTGCACCCGTGTGGGCGCGCGGGCCATGGCCAAACGGGCTGAAGTGGAAGAGCTGATGAAACAGGCCAATTGA